The Peromyscus leucopus breed LL Stock chromosome 10, UCI_PerLeu_2.1, whole genome shotgun sequence genome segment ATGTGACCCCAGATACATAGTTGTATAAAATAAGCATACAAAGCAAATGCTCATAATATAtcataaagaatatatttttaaaataatgatttggTGCACATATAATTTTGCCATTTATGAAAGATAAGAGCAGACTTGCTTACGAATGGAAATGTATGTGATACTTCTTTTGACTTAAAGCATCCAGTCTTGGCTGGATGCTTGATACTGGAGGAAGTAGAGTATCTTCAGTACATTTCAAAATCTGTTGATAACTTTATTTCATAATTGTCAGTGTTGAGGATAGATACTTCTCTGCATAGTTATATGAACAACATGACGTGTTTAGGGCATTTCAGGAATTGTTGGAAATTCTTCCCTAATCCTCAGCTAAAatgaattgatttatttttagtgagtctcaagtcagcaactcaaaaaGCCCTGTTCTttcaatgctggggattgaacccaggaccgtGCACATTAGAGGCAATtgctctactattgagctatatTCGCAGTCCTTTAAAGGAAGTTAAAAATAACCAGAATGTTCTAATAGAATCCAACACAAAGATACAGTAATTTGATACTTTTATATACTGAGTGATGAcagtatgaaaatatgaaaacccCTTTTCTTCGTAACTGTTTATGGAGTTATGGACTGACAATCACAATTGGAAAACGAACACGCACATGAGGGAGCTCGGCAGAAATGACCCGTCAGAGTCACGTCGGGTGTCAGGACGCCACTGGCAAGGGTATCGTCATCGTTGTCACTGCTACTTTGAGTTTCTTCCTGATAGAGTCTTTGTGTCCTAGCTGACGTTCAGAGTCTGGGGTAGGCACAGCCGGGCCGAGTTTTCCTCGTGGTTGGCAGGAAATCTCCTTTTGGTTTCTCCAGCTTGGCTGCACTCAGAAAGCCACAATGTGAGGAAATGGCCAAAGATGGAAATGGTGGTGGTTGGGAGAGTTGGACTAGGAAGAATCAGTCCCTCTACGTAAAGTTGAATGGATTCCTTCATGACCATCATTAACGGATATTTCCGTTTTTTACATttgggcatttcttttttttcttttcatgttttgagacagggtttctctgtgttgccctggctgtcctggaactcactatgcagaccaagctggcctcaaacttagagattctcctgcctttgccttttaAGTGCTGGAGTTAACGGTATACCTagctaatttctttttatttattttaagaatttcttaCAGTGCagttttatcatattctttctcattcccaactcctccccacTGAAGTAGATTTCTAAAGAATTCTGCACGGTGACAAGTAGCTATGTGCCtctaaaatacaaagtaaaagaaCAACTCAAGGCATGCATGCCAATGCCCAGACAGTGTGCAGTTGTTTATGATTTAACAAGAGTCATAGTAGTTTACTAGAGAAAcacaatttttattctttttaaagaaatccctaaaaaaaaaaaaaaaaaaaaaaagaaatccctacCACTCAGAGTATGACAAAGGAAATATACTAAGTacatatttttctcagaagcaaAATCACAAGGAACAGATTGATAGGTGTTCATAGATtgtttttttcaacatttttctttggTGAGCAAAaacactttatatttaaaatgtaaccaGGCTATTGTCACTGATAAAAAGGAATGTGAGGAAATACACATCTTAACCCCTTTAGTGCACCTTGGGGAATCCAGTGTTGCTGACTCAGGAAACATTAGTGTTCTGCCATGTCTGCGCTGCGTCTTTGGAAATGAACAAACAAGGTGATACATGAAAACTTTTCCTAGATGTTTATGTACTGCAGGGTATTTGGGGAaaggaatgctttttttttttttttttatgaaaaatccTTTAAGGAATGTTTTACTACACACTTAGATGCTTTTGAGTCCAGTGCTGGGCTGGGCTCCAGTAACAATGCGTCCATTGTAACCACAGAAGGTAATGCggaatgtgcacacatacagacatgtgaCTGTAGAGATAAATATTTTCACAGCCAAGCAGAACAGTTAGGCATATCAAACCTCCTAGAAGGTTCTGTAACCTGGTAGTATATGGGTACATATTCCAAGACAGGAGAAGGTCCGGTTCTTATCTCAGAGTTCATATTTGAGTGATCACAGTCAGACACTCCCaggtttccaattttttttttttttttttcaggacttcTTTTGGTGCCCTaaaaacttctttctttctattgcctgtaatgagaaaatgaagagttttatttACTGGGTTGTTTTGTATCCTCAATAATTAAGAGCTAACCTGTAAAAACACGGAGCAGGAAAAGGATGTTGCCATAGCCCAGGACCCCTTAAATGCTTCATGTATGTTCTGTTGAGGTTGTAATGGAGTCTTCCTGCGGTTGCCTGTTTTCTGTGTTCCAGAGCTCTCGTGGATGCAATCACAGTCTGACTTGAAGTCTGGTAACCTACCTGCCGTATTAAGCGTGCTTGCTTTGATTTGGGGTCCAGGCATGTTTGCCGTTTGTGTCCTTTCAGGGTAATACTGTAAGGGAAGACACAGAGAAGTCGTAAACTTCAGGGAAGAGCGTCAACAAAGCAAGACCGTCCATACCACTGCCCTCTCCAACAAGCCCATTACTCACATCACTTCAACTTTGTCACAGCTGTTACTTGGGTAAATTACGGAGACCGTCTCAATATCTGCCAGCTTGACTGCCCTTGCTCTGTGGTCTATGCAAAGACAGCGCCCCCTTTTGAACATACTGAAGCCTGGAACAGATCGCAGAACCGGTCAGTCATGGCTGTGATTTACAACCCCGGCAGTGGACAGCAGACACATTTCTAGTAATCTCATGTGTGCAGATTGGAATTGAGTTTTAATCTCCCTATAATATTACCCTCTGCTTTACGCTAATTTATTATATcctttattatttcattcattcatgtttattgACTATTTCATTTAAGTTTCAGATAAGACTCACTTGCTGtttgacccaggctggcctccagctcgcCGTAAagcccaagatgaccttgaacttgaagcaGGCACATAGCAGGCCCCACATCTTAGTATTATCATCCTACCTCAACTCAGCCTCTCTAAGTGCTGAACTTACATTGTGCTGTGTGTACACCACCAGCTCAGCACAACCACACAGCATATAGCAACACCAAGAACAACGTGGCTCTGTTCTTCTGTATTCACTTTCAATTATTTCATAGCTGGCGCAGACCCTGGTGATCTGTTCTTTATTAAATGAGCAAATAATGCAGATTCTAGATTAACACTACGTGTCAGAAATCGTGTTATCCTCCACAGCTAAAACGCTCTTTCAGACCTCGCAAATGCCTCCAGGGAAACCACCAAGATCTGCTCTTttagaagagcaggaagagttCTAAAAATgactaggtttgtttttatagaCTCCGTATTTCCTAGCCTGGGTCTGCTGTGATAACCACAGAAGAACCAGCAGATCACAGGGCAGTTCCAGGTTCAGCTTATGGGAAAATGTTAATAACGTTTCTATTTAGAGGCAACATTCTTTGAGGGAAGGCCCACAGAGGGTTGTTGGTGTGCATACTGTCCTTCAAACACTCTTGTTCTCAAGTGAAGTATTGGTCAAACACATATGAAATGACCATGACCATCGCCCCAGCAagaatttccttttttctattcTCAAAGTATTGGTTATAATAAATTAGTGGGCTCATGCTTAAAAAACTAATTTTCCCAGGATGCCAACATAATCCCATATAAGATTCTCTGAACAGACACTGAGAGCTACCTCTAACGGCTCTTGCTAGATAATTGTCAGAAACGTAAGAAATCCATAGCATTTATCATTCATAGTTAAAACAaccattttatataaagaattccAACATTTCCTGCCATTGCTAGAACTTCTAATGTGTGGAATTAAGTAAATTGACTGTGTATTTTAGAGAAAAGACATTTGAAAGGTAACCAAGTGAGCGTATAGGCTTAGAAGCAAAAGGAGCATCTACCTTGAACAGCTGTAGCACAGATTATCACAGCCAAGGCGATGGCCGTGCCCTTCATGTTCATctcggctgctgctgctgctcctccttgGCTTCGATGCTCTTTTCAGAGAGCAGTGAGCAGGCTGGACCCCAGGAGTGTGTCAGGAGCATTTTATAGCCAGCAATCCTTGTGTAGAAAGAGGAATTTCCCTTCTTGACTCATGTAGCTTTCTTGCTTCCTAGAGTTTCCCTTTTATCTCATGTCagtgtctctgccttcctgtccacACAGGGAGGACTGTGGCAGGAATGTGAAAGTACCTGGGAACTAGAGTGCTGTATGTACAGTAGCTCACCCCCAATGCGAAGCAGCTGTCTGTAGGTGACTTTTCCTAAAAATGCCTTTGTCTGGTGATTCTGGGCAGTGCAATCCCAAGATCCACAGACTCAGGAAGAACCTTCGTGGGTCCAGTCAGCTCATCCTCCTCCTTCACAGAGTACGCAAAAGGATATGCACATTAGGCATATGTTATTTGCTAACAGGTGACCTTCATCTaactttattttgctttcaatCTCAGGTCTGAAATACTTTCCCCATACCTGTGCACTTGCATCTAtttctgtttgaattttaaagccgtgtgtgtgtgtgtgtgtgtgtgtgtgtgtgtgtgtgtgtgtgctttttactGCAGACACTTGTATATTTGCTGTTAAGTACTATAAAGACAAAGTCACCacctctttctgtccctcttaAGTTTTCTGAATCAGTTTTAAATGTGTCACttttagaaacagaaggagctcAAATCcaggtgtgttttttgtttgtttgtttgtttttgagaacttTAGGCTGGGGGTggtagcagcacacacacatctttaatcccagcactcaggagttagaggcaggcagatctccgtgacttcaagaccagcctgatctataaagcaAGGTCTGTGTTTGCAGACCACTTAGATGATTGCAGGAGTAAAGAATGAAAAagggcccctcctcttcctccctgagAATGACAAGGTGGTCTGTAGGGCGGCTGTTCTTCTGTGTCGGCCTAGCAGTGGAAGAGCCGTGCCCCCCGACCCCCATATGGGTATGGCCATGCCCGCTTTCCCTCAGAAATCACAGTGTAAATGCAACACATGTAAAAGTGTGGCGAGCAGCGAGGGGGGGCTGCTTGTGTATTGAAACTTTTGTACTTGATTTCCTGCACCTAAGGAAAGCCCAGCCTAAGGGTTGGCAGTTGCCCCCGCTTCCTCTCAGTAATCCAGTTTCCTGGAAAGCGCCACCCTTTTATAGCAGGTTCAACAAACGTTCGCTCATGTTCAAACGTATGTCACAATCCTGGCAGTCTTACAGACTTTGTAACCAAAGCCCTTCCTGTAAAACTTTTGCCTTTCATATATGATTTCTGCTGGCTCTGCAGATATGTGGGGTGGGAGAGGTCTTTAGGTTTGGCTCTGCCTTGGTCTCCCCCGACAGTCTGTGGTGTCACATTGGACAGGGTTCTTTCTTTCAGAACATCCCTCACTCCCGGATCCTCCGCTCTCTGGAGAGTTTAGTGCTTCGAACCTGGACTTCGTCCTTTGTCTCCTGCTCTGAGTGCCTTAAGTCCTCAAagctttgtgatttcttttttcgACATGGTCTTCTGCTGTGGAGCTCAGGGTGGTTTAGCCTGTgactaatcctcttgcctctgccttccaagtgctgagaatatagGCATGTGCCAATATGACTGAGCCCTCActtacttcttttaaaaagtgacatcTTAATATTCATATTACATAATgatcatttcttctcattttatagaACCGACTGCCCTGGCCTAGCTTATCCAGGAATAATATAAACTACACCCATGGTTTTAAATCTCCAGtagccacatttaaaaataaaaataactgaaaacaaTTTAagcaatatattaatataattcaaAACATAAAAGATTATTTTGCTGCCTAATCAGCATTAAATGAgatttagtattattattattaagaaccAGTGACATGCCAAATGCTCAGTAGTCATATGTGCTTAGTAACTGCAGTACGGGACAGGAGGACCTAGCTAGTACATGCATTCCATGTTTAGTATATACTGGCTGCCATGATGCTCGCTCTAAAACAGCTGAAGACAGCGGATGCCATGAGTTTGCTTTATGGCAACGTCTCTAAGTTTCCCTAACGGTTTTCTGTTCACTGCGAATTATCTCCTTGCTCTTTTCTTCAAGTAAAGTGAAAAAAACGATTAAACTatagtttgtttttcaaaatacctttattatttttaattgtgttttttcttgtgtgtctgtgtgaggcatgtgtatgtgagcgcaggtgccctcagaggccagcagcGTCAGGccaccaggagctggagttacaggtggcccTGAGCCCCCATTCTGAGTGCTGAGacgtgaactcaggtcctctagaagatccATTTTGTTCTctcaactgctgagacatccctccagcctcctaaACTACAGATTCTGTCCTTTTAGAACTattgcattttttgttgttgttgttatttctcaAATTGGgctattttctgttttacattcCAGGTCCCCCTAGTCAGTGTCCCCTTGAATTTAAGGGATATCCCAGGAAATGAATCTAATTTCcgtcttttaaaaactgtgtggCCTAGTGAGTTTTCTGTTCttgcgataaaacaccatgaccagaagcatcctgggaggaaggggtttatttctgcttacaggtcacactccatcactgagggcagccagggcagggactcaagcaggacctgaagcagagaccgtggaaGAATGCTGCTCACCGGCTTGCTCCTTGCTAACTTTTTCATACACCCCAGACTACCTGCCTGAGGAATAgttctgcccacagtggactggggcACATCAATCAGTTACCAAGACGACTGCCACAGATaggtccacaggccaatctgacggGTGCAGTTCTTCAGTGGAGGTTCCCCCTTACCAGGTCACACTAGGCCGTGTCAAGTTGACGATAAAAGCTAACAGCATGGGATCCGCTTGAGCCTTTAGTAATGCTTCCAAATGATTCTGTTCATGTAGACTTCAAAATGCTGGGGCTGagctgtagctcagaggtagcACCTTTGCCCAGTGCATCTGTAGGCTCTATGACTGACCCCTAAAACTCCCAACGTAGTTTTCAAATTTGAAGAGATTAATGCAAGTCATTTAAGTGTAACGTTAACTCTCCATTCAATAAGTTTCAGAAATACATACTGACTCCCCCACCTAATGTTAATACCAAGGATATTTTCTTCAGCTCAGCTAGTGAAAAGCAAACTGGAAATGGAAACTATAACATCTCCACTTATTAGAAACCAGCATGACATAACAGAATCCTGTTTTAGGTTTATAGAAGACAGATGACTCACTCCTGCGGGAGAGAGTGCCAGAAGTCTAACATAACATGTCCAGACTGAAGACGGTGATTTCCCAAACTCAGCTCCTTAAGCCTTAGAGTACACCTCCTGCCCTTTTATCAAGGAATTCCATCATTTTAGGGAGCTGTTAGTCCATTTTTGTATTGTTAAGACAATGACACTATGATTTCCTTACAATGTTGAAAAACTGATCCAGAGGTCAGGAAAACCCCTACACACTGTGTTCAAAGCATCTGTCAGACCCTGAGTAAGACCAcagtgaaggaaacagaaactagaCATAAATCATATAAACACAGAAGTCCATTAAACGCACTGAGAAATTGTGCATTTTATTGTGGCTGAAAAGAGCACCAGAGTGAGGAGGAATTTTGAGTAACGCTGTTTCTGAACTTAAGCTTAATCTTCTGGTAATTCgacatatgaaaacatttttagaaactGCATTCTGCTTAGGCCGTCTGGTATTTGAAACAGATCTGCCCATATTTCGTAAGCACCGCTCCACGATTGATATGAGCGGCCCCAGATGTTACAGCATCGCCTATGTGCACCAAATAAGGGTCAGTTCCAGTGGCCGCCTCCATCTGAATGACTTCCCCACGCTGGAGAGAGCCACCGTGAGTTCTCGTTTCCTGCCTTGTCAGTGTGTCCGGGAGCGTGGAATCAAAACTGCAGGTCACACGAACAGCACTGGAATCTGCTGGACTTCCGGTGCTAATGGGAGGCAGTGTCTGAAAGGCAGGGGAGAAACAGCTTTTGACTTCCATCCATCGGAGATTTTAAAAGCTGTTCATTTTGTGTACTTCACGTTCACATGTGACTGGGCGCGCATATGTATGtaggcacacatatgtatgtatatgtgcatatggagGCTGTGTGTTgacatgcatgtgagcacacatatgtatgcatatggagGCCTGAACTTGGTGTTGAGTGACTCCCTGGATCGCTCCACTGTATGGACAGAGGCAGGTTCTCTTGCTGATCCCAGAGCTTGCCAATTCTGGCTAATTAGCCAACTTACccgtgtctgcctcccaagtgtgtgtgtgtggggggggcattgCCATGGATTttagtgggttctggggatgtgaactccagtcctcacacttgccagGGAAATGTTTGATGCACTGAGCCAAGGCCTCAGCCCCTGATAAGCAGTTAATAAGAGTCCGATCTACTGTACTAGTTCCTGCTGGTCTGCCCACATCTCCAGCTTGTTCCTGTCCTTAGTGGACTCTTATTGGCTGGGTTAAACTTaatgtgtgttttcctgtgttaAACTATAAGCAAGGTGTTTGTTAAGCTATCTGCTTTTATTCCTTTTGGAAATTGAGTTTGAACTACAAAGATTTTGGGCTGTTTCCCTTCTGAATatttctctaccttttttttttaacattctttttttttttttttaaagatttattatattatgtatagtgttctgcctgcatgtacacctgcaggccagaagagggcaccagatctcattacagatggttgtgaaccaccatgtggttgctgggaactgaactcaggacctctggaaaagcagtcagtgctcttaaccactgagccatctctccagcccatttctctacctttttagaagaaaaaaatatccaatataatagtaattatttgctcttttttttcttttctagcctGGCAAAGCACAGTGCCTCAACAAATATCTATAACCAGACTCGCTTGTCTTAGGATATCACTTTTTATGAAATCCACTGCCAAGCTAATTATATTAGTATATAATTAACACATGCCAAGGCtgttcacttatttttttatgatttatttttattttatatgcatttacaTTTTGCCCGCATGGATGCATGtatgagggtgctggatcccctggaactggagttacagactgctgtgagctgccatgtgggtgctgggaattgaacccaggtcatttgagcagccagtgctcttaaccgctgagccgtctctccagacccacttattttatttttaagtaattctaaaggaaagaaaagaacgtGAGTCTGAAAACTAATTAATTTAGAATATTAGGTAAGTTCAAAAGAATCTTATGCCAAAACTCAGAACACAGGGTTGGAgtgatggctccgtggttaagtcCTGACTGTTCTTGCGGAGGcctcaggttcgattcccagcagccccttggtggctcacaaccatctctaactccagtcctaggggatccaataccctcttctggtctctgagggcaccggACACATACGCAGTGCATGTATGtccattcatgcaggcaaaatacccgtGCATATAACGAACCAGAAATAACAGATGCAAACACAGGGAGTGTTGGAGTTCTGTAACCTCGCTGGCTAGACTGGCCCGCTTTTCTGTGTCCTCCACACCCCTCTCAGGGAGTTTGCGGTCATTTGCATGCGTCTGAGCCAGGAGCAGTGTACAGCACAAAACAACTTCAGTGTCCGCGTGAGCTTCAGAGAGAGCATTTTCCTCCCAACAAAGGCAGCTCTATGCACGGCCTTCGGTTGGCCACCCAGAACAGAACATGACCGCCGGGGCAATGTCGATGTTCATGTTAATTTTCCAAGTTGGGAAACAGCGTGGCCATTGTTAACACGCAAGAGAGGAGCAGTGAGCGGCGTTCCAAACAACTAGTGGATTCAGTAGCAGGGCACGCTTGGGGAGTAGCTTGATTGCCTTTCCTGCATTGCCACTGATACCccaagaggagaggggaggggggcagatcTGAGTGACACTGTCCCGGGTCTAGTTGGAGGATCCTGCTTCGAGGGATGAGTTCTGCCTGTGAACATTAGAAGAGCCATGTGGGCAAGGTATGACATTGCACTGGCCTTCCTGGTATTTTAATGGGCTCTGGCTCAAATGACCGGTTGTAGAGAACATTCCGGGACATGCGGTTTGCCAGTTTGAACTAGAGGTTAACTAGACCCGTTTAACGCAGGAGATCTGCCCAGGAGTGTAAAAAGGGGGTTGGAAGGACATTTTTTGTCATTTGCAGATACTATATTATATTAAACTTAACTGACTTGTATTCGAGACGAGTAGCcttttaaatatttggaaaagcTCCAAGTTTAGTGGTTTTTAAGGAactgaatatatttctttttaaatgaagtgaAAGATTCCTGTCAGTTCCCCGTTTCCTGTTCTGCCTTAGAGCcacagctttgttttctttttgtggccCCAGCTTCCCAACTCTTGATGTTAATGCATAGAGAGCTGAGTAATGAAGGTCTGGTCATCTAGCTCCCTCTGGGCATGGTTGTCCGCTCTGACCTCGCATCTGTACCTGTTGGTGGCTAGAACGATAGTAAGAGCAAGGCAGATGGATGGGGACCAGAATAATGGCTGTTGCTTGTTTGGTATCTGTGGTGTGCCGTGGAGTGGACAGTGTCTCCAAATTCCGTAATACTTGGGTAAGAAAGAGCACATCTCTTTAAAGAAGAAGACAAGGATTCGGGCATGTGTACAATGCTGTATACAACCACTTATAAGAAGCAGAGGTGAACATCGCAGGAGAATGCCTTTCTACTCTGCTGCAATAGGAAGGAAGGGCGACCCCAGAGGTCTGACCCTAACTTGCATACTGAGGCCTCCCTGACAAAAGACGATTGGAACAGGAGGCGAAGTGTGCAGCAGTTTGAGACAAGTCTGAGGGTCTCGGGAGAAGAAGCAGCGAAGAAAGCTTGAGAAGGTCGAGGCCCTGTGATTGACATTTCAGAACGTTATCGTGGGCCTGGTTAAAATAGGGTCTCTGTTAGTCGTGTTCCCCTTCTGTGTCGCCGTCCTGACCAGCAGTAGTCACTCTCAGAACAGCCAGTGCAGAGCCCAGGGACAAGGGAAAGGGTGACAGACCCGTGGTCGGCACTGGGCAGGAGCTGATGTTTAGTTAATGCAGCAGGTCAGCCTCAGACTGTGGGAATCTGTAGCAAAGGAGGCCATGTGACCTTCCATGGCCAAGGGGGAAGGAGCAGGCAGGGGGCAAAGAAACATTTGCATCCGTGAGGAAGGGTTGTTACACACCGAGAAACAACTAAATGTCACATGAGCCCTGGACCAAATCCTAGAAAAAGGACATTAGTGACAAGTCTGGTCTGAAGTTCGGTTAGTGATGTGGTGCCATTGTTCATTCCCTGCTCTTGGTAATTGTAAGGCAGTTATAAAGATGTTGACattagaggaagaaaggaaggggataAGGACCTTCTt includes the following:
- the Cxcl11 gene encoding C-X-C motif chemokine 11 codes for the protein MNMKGTAIALAVIICATAVQGFSMFKRGRCLCIDHRARAVKLADIETVSVIYPSNSCDKVEVIITLKGHKRQTCLDPKSKQARLIRQAIERKKFLGHQKKS